The sequence CAACCCCGCTCGACGACGTCGGCGAGACGCTCCACCAGACGCTCGACCAGAGCACTCCGGGTGACCGGCTGCGCGGTCGGCTTGGTGACCTGGGCGGCGCTGGCCGCGCCGCCGGCCAGGGCGAGGGCGCTGAGGGCGAGTGCGGTTGCGGTCATGCGGGGCTTCACGTGATCGTTTCCTTTTCCGTTCCGGGGCACCGCGCCCGCTGCCGGGTGACGCGGTGCGAGTGAGAGGGCTCGCGGGCCTTGGCCGGCGTCTTTGTGCCACAAGGGCTCTGCTCGAACCGTGTCCACCTTCGCCCGGGGGAGGCACGTGGACATCCGCCACCTTGCGGAGATCGCCGCGGATGGTCAGCCGCCAGGGGCAGGGGGCGCCGGCGTGCTGTTGGCGTGGGCAGGTGCAAGATTTGTCAGCACAGCGACACCGCACATTGCCGGAGACGGTCCCGCCGGTGGCGGCCGTCTTGCCGGGGCAGCGCTGGTGGGTCGTGCTGGTTCGGTCGCTCGGAGTGCTTACCCTGGACCGTGCATGGTCGGCCCGTTCACCCTCATCAACCTTAGACAGGCTCCGACGCCACCGTCCGTGGTGATGTCCGGCGGTACCTCTCGTCGACTGCCCGGCTGTGCCGCTCGGCGGGGTGCCCCCGATCCAGCGTGTGGAAGGCGCCCCAGCACACAGCCAGCGCGGCGGCGAAGACAGGCAGCCAGCAGATACGAGCCAGCACCCAGCCCGGGCTGTCCGGTGCGGTGTGCAGCCCATGGAGCGGGCCGAAGGGCACGCCGGTGATGGTCACCGCGAGCATCGCGGTCTGGTGCCACAAGAACACCGTCATCGCCGACAGGTTCACCAGCGCCACCGCCGCCCACAGCACGGGGCGTCGCATCGCCCGACGCAGCGGCTCGCGCACCAGCAGAGCCAACCCGCACTGGGCCGAGCCGAAGGTGACGGCAGCCAGCGTCGGCGGGTTGAGGTTGGATATCGGCGCGCCCGGCACGCCCACCATGCTGGCCGGGTAGCCGCCCCACAGCACGAGTGCGGCGGTGGCCACCGCGCCCCCGATGAACAGGCCGAGCCCGTGGCGGCGCTGATCGAGGGCACCCCGGCCCCAGGCCGCGCCGAGGCAGTACGGGACCAGCCAGCCGACGGCGACGTTGGCCCAGCCGAGCCAGGCCGGGCCTCCGAAGCCGAAACGGACCAGGTCGACGACGGCCACGACGGCGAGCGGCCACAACGGATGGAGCCTGGCCACCAGCGGGGTCACCGCCGTGATCAGGGTGAGGACCAGCAGGAACCACAGCGGCGACAGCACCAGCGTCAGCAGGGTGCGCACGCTCTGCAACGCGACGCCGGAGGCCAGCATGCAGCCGGCCGCCACCGCCCACACCACCAACACCACCACGACCGGCCCGAACAGCCGGGAGAGCCGCTTGCCCAGCCACTGCCCGTACCCGGTGCCTGCCGCGCTCGCCGCTGCCCAGCTCTTCGCGCCGACGTGTCCGCCGACCAAGAAGAAGACCGCGAGGGTCTGCAACAGCCAGGAGACGGGGGTAAGCCAGGGCATGTGCTGCAGCGGGCTCGCGCCCAGCAGCCGCCCGTGCCCCGCGTCCTTGATGGCGGTGACCAGCCAGTGGCCGAAGACGACGCCCGCGATGGCCAGGGCGCGCAGAGCATCCACGGCGCGGTCCCGGCTGGCCGGGGTGGCCGCATCGATGCGGCGCGCGCCTCGGGCAAGCGCCCGCAGATTCAGATCAGCCATGGGAAGCCTCCGAGCCACGGCCGGCAGCGATCAGCGCGAGATTGCGCAGGGCCACGGAACCGGGTTTGAGGTAGTCGCCGTGCCCGCCACCGCCCGCGGCGAATGTGCGGGCACCGAAACCGGCCTCGGCCGGGTCGGCGCCGAAGCCGACCGTCGTCCCCAGCAGACCCAGGCGCACATGAGGCACGTCCGAGATCCAGTCACCGGCGCCGCGCCCGGCCCACACCCGAGCCCGAGTGCCGAGGTCCGCGGCCCGCCCGACCCCGAGCCCTGGGCTGCCGAACACGGCGATGTCGGTGGCGGCCAGCCCGCCGGCCGCACGACCGCACACCACCGAGCCGTAGGAGTGGCACAGCACAGAAACCTTCGCCTCGCGGTTGACGCGCTGCAGGGCGTGCACGAAGCCGCGTAGCGCACGTGCACCGTCCTCGGCCCGTGCGGTGGTCAGCACGTCGGTGCTGGGTATCTGCGGGGCGTCGTAGCCGAGCCAGGCGACCACGGCCACGTGTGCGTTCGGGTCCTGGCGGTGCAACTGGCCGTAGAGCGAGCTGGCGCCGCCGCCAAGAGCCGAGGAGTAGGGCTTGGAACCGTGGGCGTCGTAGGTGTCGATCGTCGTGTCGGAGCCGGGGACCACCACCACAATGCGCTCAGCAGCCGCCAGGCTGCCCAGGACCTCCACGGCCCGGCCGCTGCCCCGGCCGTCGAAGGTCAGGAAGTGCCGTCCGGATACGGCCATCGCCTCCAGCCGGTGAGCCCGGCCGCTGTCGCCGTAGCGCTCGGCCACCCTTGCCGCCTCGGCGATGTAGTCGCGGTTGGCCGCATAGCGGATGTCGAGCGTGTGCGCGGCGACGGCGGGCAGATGTGGCGGGGCGGGTGCCGGGGTACCGGTCCGCGCCGCTGCGGACAGCGGGGCGGCCACTGCGGCAGTGACGAGCATGGCAAGCAGGCCGCGGCGCAGCCGGGCAGCTCCGAACCTCATAGGGGTCCTTTTCTGTAGGCGTATGGTGCGTGCCGGCCGCAGGAGCCCCCGTTGCTACCGGACCTGCGGCCACTTGGGATGCCGGCACCTGATAGGTCGCGGTCGATCTCCTTGAGCCGCCTCCACCGTCCCCCGGGCCACCGCAGGCAGACATCCGCCATCGCGCGGAGAAACCCCGAAACGATCACCTGGATAAGACAGGCGCCCATGGCGGATCGTGCGGGCCATCCGAGGCTGGCTGACGACTTCCGTATCCACTGCCCCTACGGGGGAGACCGCGGCAGCGGCAGGGCTGAGCGCCTCGACGGTCGCCCACCACGTCACGGCGACGCAGCGCCGCGGAATTGTCACCCACGTCCCGCATCGCAGCGGCTCATGCCAGGTACTGCTGCAGCGGGACCGGACCCGGGTCTGCGCGTCATCGCTGGGACCCCCTCGGCCCCTACCCGGGGTGCGCGGGCTCGCCCTCCGTCGGGTGTACGTCCTGTCCCTGTGGCTGAAGGCGTGGTTTCGGCCGGGAGACGGGGAAGATGTGACCCGCAAGGGCGGTAACCGCCGCAAGAAGTCTGCCCATCGGAGGAGGGAGAGCAACGGCCGCGCGTATGCCGACGCCTTCCGCTATCCGGATCGGGCGCAACCAGCGCCACCGGCATCACAGGCCGAGAAGGTGCCGGCGACACTGATCCGGGTCGCGCACCGCGGCGGCCAATGGGCCGTGACCGTCGGTGGCCGGGAGGGCGAACGCCACGTCCTCCACCTCGATGCGTACGGCGATCACGGGAACCTCGATCTCGACCGGCGGCTCGACGCGCTGGGCTGGCAGGCCGCCGAACCCCTCCGCCTCGACGGCCGGCCGCTGCCGGACGAGTTCACCGTGACGGTGAGCCGCAGTCGCCCGTACGCGTGGATCCGCCGCCGCGCCCTGGCCGAATCAGCGCTCGCCGTCGTCGACCGCACCCTGCACTGGTGAGGTCGCCCTGCTGCGCCGTGGCCGGCTCGCTGGGCACGGCTTTGATCGTCTCGGACGGTTCGGTGGGCGGAGATCATCACACCGGCAACGACGAGGGGCTTTGCCACGTCACCCCAACCTGGCCAGCTCATTTCACCCGGCCCTGACAGGGCGGAAGAGGTTCAGTAGGAGTCGGGCTGGAGGTATCCGTTTCCTGTGACTCGCATGCCGTGCGTGCCGTTTCGGCCGTCGTTCACGCATTTGAACCTGGTGGCTGTGTTGTTGAGCAGGTCGGGCCGTCTGCTGACCTGGGTCAGGCATGTGGCGAGCGCCTGCTGGCCGAAGGAGTTCGGGTGAATTGCCTCCCGGATGTCTCCTTGAGGCGCCTTGTTCAGGAAGTCGTAGCCGGGAAGGTAGGGAACCCATCGGATCCACTCCGCATCCTGGGACGGCAGCGGATTCCGCAGAGAGTTGGCAGTGGTGGCCTGGTGGGAGGTCTTGTTGCACAGTTCATGGCCGGCGAACGCATCGCTGAGGTCGAGGAATTTGGCGTTTACTGTGTTTGCGGCTGCCCTGATCTTGCTGCTCATGCCGCCTACGATGGTCTGCCGAGCCCAGTCCGTGTCCTCGTCGTAGAACGGGCAGCCCCCGGCGGTGTATCTCGTAAAGCGTGACTCGTTGTACCGGTAGTCGGCGCTGGGAGGCAGCGAAGCAGGGTTGCTCTGCACCAGCAGGCGGTAGTCGCCGCTTTGGTAGCCGGCCCGTTCCATCGTGCTCTGGATGTCCTTGAGGGCCTGGGTCACCTTTTCTCCGACCGCGTCGAGTCTGCTGCTCATGTTCGACCAGGCTGCTGCGTTCTTGCAGTAGCCGTGGAACGGCCTTTTCATGAACCGCTCGGTGCAGTCGGTGATGATGTCCTTGAACCCGAGGTCGTTGCCGCCGATCGACACCACGATCATCTTGACCTGGTACTTCTTTGCGATGTACGCGAGCTGGTCGGCCTGTGCGTCCTCGTCCTTCTCGGTGTACGAGTGGGTGATCTCGTGCGTCGTGGCTCCGGAACAGGCGAGGTTGAAGCGTCGCCATGGGGGGACCTGGGGATAGTCGGTGCCGGTGATCGGGGCGAGGTCGGAGCGGTCACACTGGTTCCCGCCCGTGGCATAGGAGGTAGGGCCGTAGACCGTGTCGAGGTCGTGGTCGCACGTTGCCTCGCCCCTGGAGCAGTTGGCAGCAGCGCGGTCCGTTCCCCACGCCGAGCCCTGCGCCCCGGTATCGGCGTTGCCCGCCCACCGCCCGGCTTCACCGGAGATGTAACTGTCACCCATCGACACGATGGCCGGGTTCCTGGACGGTACACAGCCCTCCCGGCTGGCCCGCAGGATCTCGTCGATGGGGTCGCAGGGGAAGTCGTGCCCGCCGGAAGCAGGGCTGGCCCAGAAACCGATGGGGAAGTGGTCGGAGGCGTCCAAATATGTCAGACGGAATCCGGCGTACTGATTGTCAGCCAGTCCCCTGGCGACCATGTAGTCGAACTCGTCCTTGGGGCCTTTCACCGGATAGGTGAAGTGTCCCGATCGGACGATCTTCGTGTCCGGGTAATCCGAGGAAATAATTGGTTCCAGCGAGTCGGGTGTGCGGTTGAAGTCGCCCATAACCGCCCAGTGATCCTCCGAAACGGATGAAATCTTGCTGATTAGGTTGGGGGCATCGTTTCGCTGATTGGTGCGGCTTGGTCTGTTCTGTGCATGGAGGGAATAGAACCAGGTCCCGTCAGTGAGCTTGATGCCAAGGGCGGGCTTGGCGGAACTGTCCACCGGACCGCCGGGAACCACCGGCTGAGGGGGGATAACCTGCACTGCTCTCACCGAATCAGTCGGTTGGTTGACGACGATGGCCAGGGAACGGTTCTTGCGTGTGAGCGACCTCACCTTGTAGATGATGCAGGGCTTCCGCTGTGGCTGGCCGGCCACGGGCGGGCGGCAGTTCACCCAGCGGTAGCGATCGACGGTGAAGCCGTGGGCCAGTGGCGTCCGCGCGGCCACGTATGCACCGGCCGCCAGCTCCGCGTCCGGTGGTGCCGCGTCCGGGACTTCCTGCAGGGCGAGCACTTCGACCTGCTTGGCCGCTACGTAAACACCCTGCTGCCAGCGGTCCGGAGCGCCTTGCATATTGAACGTTCCGGCCCGGTGCCGGTCTGTCTGGGCCTGAGCTGTAGGCGGGATAAAGGCTGCCTGAAAGAGGATTGCCGCCATGGTGAGGAGCAGCAAGACGGTCAGGGAATTTCTTCGAGGCTGCACCGACATGCCCAACACTGCCATGCTCCTGTGCCCTCTCCTCGAGCCTGGTGTCTCCGCCGAGGTCGAACCTAATACGACTCCGGAGAATCTGTCCTGTAAGTGGTGTGTGGCGAATGGGGGAGAGGAGTAATTTTCGTGTCTATGGCTCAAGGGGTGATACGTGGGATCGGGCTATCGTCAGACGCGATAAACGGGATATCTGTCCAGTCGGGCCCGCCCGCGGCGCGTGCGGTATCTGGTCGCCGGTTGATTGCCGGGAGGGCCGCATACTCATTTCGATGCCGTCCTGCTCTCTGATGCTGGTCCTTTGGAGGGGGCACGCCCCGACAACGGTTCTTGGAGGTCAGGAAGGGATGTCCGGGTGGCCAGTCTCCGTATCCGGAGGAGTTTCGGAGGGACGCCGTCGCGTTGTAACGAGCCGCCGGTGGCAAGCGCACGTACGCGGCGGTGGCCGCGGAGTTCGGGATCACTGGTGAGACGCTGCCGACGTGGGTCCGCAAGGGCGCTGTCCAGCACCTGTGCGAGCAGAGTTTCCCGGCGCTGAGGCAGTGGTCAGGATGTCGAGGCATCGTCTTGTGCCGCGGATCAACGGTCATGAGCCTGGTGCGGTTGGTCTTGGAATCCGTCGTCACGTTCGTGGAGCAACTTTGCTCCGGCTGGCACCTGGTGTGCCCGACAGCCTTGGCCGGCAGCGCTCGCGTCTGGTCTTCTGGCCGCGATCGGTGCGTGGCGTAGCTGGCCGTATGCGGATGTTGTGTGAGGCGTCGGGCTGGTTGGCGAGTGCGGGGGATGAGCCGAGATCTGATAGTCGCTCAATTGCCACAGGTGCTGGCCGGCGAGTCCCTCGGCGGGCGCCGTTATCCCGGCTGCCTGCGCCTGCACGTGCTGGGGAACGTCCGTATGACCGCAATCGTGCGCTGGCACCAGGAACGCGAAACCCTCTCGCCGGACGTCCGGGACTGGGGCGCTGCGGGATCCCGGTGATCTGGAACGGCCAGGGGCGCCGGGAGTGCTGGGATGTCATCGGGCGCCTGTCCATGTGGCCTGAGTCTTCCATGGACGTGGCAGTCGTCGGCCGTCTGCGTGTGTGTCCCGCCTGTATGAGTGTCTACAAGGGCGTGGCCCGGCTCGATGGGTAACTCCAAGCAGAGCTCCCCGTGCGGCTGTTGGGTTGGTGGAGGGGTGAGCAGTACCTGCAGGCGAAGGCCGTCATCTGCGTGCCTCTGGGTGAACTTCCTTTCGTGGCAGGGCTTCTGCGACGCGCCAAGGCCCCTGTCCCCGCGGGTCCTTCGGACATGCCTCCGGATGCTGCGGTCGCAGTCCCACAGCATCGCGGATGGGCAAGGTGGATATCGCTCGCCCAGCGTCGTCGCTGGGATAAGGACTCCCACGGAGTTCTCTGACGGGCCACCGGCCAGCACGCCCAAGACCTTAGGGCGCCCACAGAAGGGCTCGCCCCGGCATCGGCGGGTTCGCTGGACTGGATCACGCTCAGCTCGACGTTGCGGCCGGTGGGGATGGTGATGGTCCGGTGATCCATGAGTTCGGTGCCTTGCTATGACGGTGGGCGGGGAAGTGGGCACTGGCGGGGCCGCCGGCCTTGGCCTTCTCCGGCTCTGGCGGGTGTGCGGCCGGAGAAGCCGCCACCTGGCAGAAAGACCTGCCAGTAGGTTCATCGACGCCGCTGGCAGGGCCCGGGCAGCGTCCCCGGGCCCTGTGCCGACAGGCCCCTTTCTGCCCCGCCGCTGCTGCACGAGGTGAGCGGCGGTGCCAGCGGGCCGTCACGGCTGTTCGTTGCTGGGTGAGCCGGTCGGCCATTGCACCGGCCTTGGGCCCGTCGGCCGGGCTGCGGGCGTCGATGGAACGCGCATCCCACTGCCTGCGATGCCATAGTTGGCACTATGGCGATGAACGCCGCGGACGGCCTTGGTGTGCTGGCGCCCGTGGGCCGCGAGGACGAGGTACGCACGGTCGTTCAGGCCGCCCGGCGGGCCGCGGCGGGGCAGGGCGGGGTCGTCCTGGTCACGGGCGAGGCCGGCATCGGCAAGACCACACTGGTCCAGGCCGTGCTGGCGCAGCTGCGGGGGCTGGACATGCAGGTGTACAGCGGTACCGCGGACGTGGGGGAGGCCCGCTGGCCGTTCAGCGCGATCAGTGATTGTCTTCAGGTGCACCGCCGCAGCCCGGATCCTCGCCGGGCGCGCCTGGCTGGGCAGATCCACCCCGAACCG is a genomic window of Streptomyces griseochromogenes containing:
- a CDS encoding alpha/beta hydrolase codes for the protein MRFGAARLRRGLLAMLVTAAVAAPLSAAARTGTPAPAPPHLPAVAAHTLDIRYAANRDYIAEAARVAERYGDSGRAHRLEAMAVSGRHFLTFDGRGSGRAVEVLGSLAAAERIVVVVPGSDTTIDTYDAHGSKPYSSALGGGASSLYGQLHRQDPNAHVAVVAWLGYDAPQIPSTDVLTTARAEDGARALRGFVHALQRVNREAKVSVLCHSYGSVVCGRAAGGLAATDIAVFGSPGLGVGRAADLGTRARVWAGRGAGDWISDVPHVRLGLLGTTVGFGADPAEAGFGARTFAAGGGGHGDYLKPGSVALRNLALIAAGRGSEASHG
- a CDS encoding GDSL-type esterase/lipase family protein; this translates as MAVLGMSVQPRRNSLTVLLLLTMAAILFQAAFIPPTAQAQTDRHRAGTFNMQGAPDRWQQGVYVAAKQVEVLALQEVPDAAPPDAELAAGAYVAARTPLAHGFTVDRYRWVNCRPPVAGQPQRKPCIIYKVRSLTRKNRSLAIVVNQPTDSVRAVQVIPPQPVVPGGPVDSSAKPALGIKLTDGTWFYSLHAQNRPSRTNQRNDAPNLISKISSVSEDHWAVMGDFNRTPDSLEPIISSDYPDTKIVRSGHFTYPVKGPKDEFDYMVARGLADNQYAGFRLTYLDASDHFPIGFWASPASGGHDFPCDPIDEILRASREGCVPSRNPAIVSMGDSYISGEAGRWAGNADTGAQGSAWGTDRAAANCSRGEATCDHDLDTVYGPTSYATGGNQCDRSDLAPITGTDYPQVPPWRRFNLACSGATTHEITHSYTEKDEDAQADQLAYIAKKYQVKMIVVSIGGNDLGFKDIITDCTERFMKRPFHGYCKNAAAWSNMSSRLDAVGEKVTQALKDIQSTMERAGYQSGDYRLLVQSNPASLPPSADYRYNESRFTRYTAGGCPFYDEDTDWARQTIVGGMSSKIRAAANTVNAKFLDLSDAFAGHELCNKTSHQATTANSLRNPLPSQDAEWIRWVPYLPGYDFLNKAPQGDIREAIHPNSFGQQALATCLTQVSRRPDLLNNTATRFKCVNDGRNGTHGMRVTGNGYLQPDSY
- a CDS encoding acyltransferase family protein — protein: MADLNLRALARGARRIDAATPASRDRAVDALRALAIAGVVFGHWLVTAIKDAGHGRLLGASPLQHMPWLTPVSWLLQTLAVFFLVGGHVGAKSWAAASAAGTGYGQWLGKRLSRLFGPVVVVLVVWAVAAGCMLASGVALQSVRTLLTLVLSPLWFLLVLTLITAVTPLVARLHPLWPLAVVAVVDLVRFGFGGPAWLGWANVAVGWLVPYCLGAAWGRGALDQRRHGLGLFIGGAVATAALVLWGGYPASMVGVPGAPISNLNPPTLAAVTFGSAQCGLALLVREPLRRAMRRPVLWAAVALVNLSAMTVFLWHQTAMLAVTITGVPFGPLHGLHTAPDSPGWVLARICWLPVFAAALAVCWGAFHTLDRGHPAERHSRAVDERYRRTSPRTVASEPV